A window of Lysobacter terrestris contains these coding sequences:
- a CDS encoding glutathione S-transferase family protein, whose translation MIPTITAFERSPDGGKGLARDTRVRWALEEVGQPYAVRPVSFRAMREPAHLALHPFGKIPTYEEGDLALFESGAIVFHIAEHHAGLFPDDANARARAITWMFAALNTVEPAILELATARLLEGDKPWSRERLPLVADRVRDRLKQLSAHLGTADWLDGVFSAGDLMMVSVLLRLRASGVLDEFPGLAAYVSRGEARPAYRRAFAAQLAINAPLE comes from the coding sequence ATGATCCCCACCATCACCGCGTTCGAACGCTCGCCCGATGGCGGCAAGGGACTCGCACGCGATACGCGCGTTCGCTGGGCCCTTGAAGAAGTGGGCCAGCCCTACGCGGTCCGCCCGGTTTCGTTCCGCGCGATGCGGGAGCCGGCGCACCTGGCCCTGCATCCTTTCGGAAAGATTCCGACCTACGAGGAGGGCGATCTGGCGCTGTTCGAATCGGGCGCGATCGTCTTCCATATCGCCGAGCACCACGCCGGCCTGTTTCCGGACGATGCCAATGCCCGGGCGCGGGCGATCACTTGGATGTTCGCCGCGCTCAACACGGTCGAGCCGGCGATCCTTGAACTGGCAACCGCCAGGCTGCTGGAGGGCGACAAGCCCTGGAGCCGGGAGCGCCTGCCACTGGTCGCCGATCGCGTGCGCGACCGGCTGAAGCAACTTTCCGCGCATCTGGGCACTGCGGACTGGCTCGATGGCGTATTCAGCGCGGGTGACCTGATGATGGTGTCGGTGCTGCTCCGGTTGCGGGCCTCGGGCGTGCTGGACGAATTCCCGGGCCTGGCGGCCTACGTCTCCCGTGGCGAGGCGCGGCCCGCTTACCGGCGCGCGTTCGCCGCGCAGTTAGCGATCAACGCGCCGTTGGAGTGA